A section of the Desulfovibrio desulfuricans genome encodes:
- a CDS encoding polysaccharide biosynthesis/export family protein yields the protein MQARIHCINTAMSHRTIFTFLLIFFALSSAVKAENAPQPYAANLFQGNFSQSKDAAKDAKDASIIAPGDRVVLRLWGGDLKVDSTLTVAADGHLDVPEVGAIPVAGLGYDKLAEALRSKLAANGHADAQIYAAPLDARPVAVFVTGGVARPGRYTGTPGDPLLSFLDKAGGLDPMRGSYRDIRLMRDGKAVASLDLYPFARKGVLPAVRVQEGDTLVVGDKGPTITAIGAVRTSAKFEFPKGKSTGTALIELAEPQNSASHIALSGTRNGAPYSTYLPLKELRNLMLEDGDQVQFIADAPGNTMMVEVQGAVRGASRFPVRRGARLQEVKNFIAVEPGRANLQAMYIKRKSVAARQKKAIADSLRRLEETALTASSASADEAAIRAKEAEMVSKFVERAKSVEPEGVVVLDGGPDKADLSLEDGDIIVIPPKSDVVLVSGEVMMPQAMLWGKKKDVDDYIKGAGGYTNRADHDKVLVLHQNGSVSQNGDDILPGDQVMVLPKVESKNMQAVKDITQVIMQVVVSARLLLGMPSL from the coding sequence ATGCAAGCCCGAATCCATTGCATCAACACTGCCATGTCGCACAGAACTATTTTCACTTTTCTGCTGATCTTTTTCGCCCTGTCCAGCGCGGTCAAGGCCGAAAATGCACCCCAGCCTTACGCTGCCAACCTGTTTCAGGGCAATTTTTCGCAGAGCAAGGATGCCGCAAAGGACGCCAAGGATGCCTCCATCATCGCGCCGGGCGACCGGGTGGTGCTGCGCCTGTGGGGCGGCGACCTCAAGGTGGACAGCACCCTGACTGTGGCTGCTGACGGGCATCTGGACGTACCGGAGGTGGGGGCCATACCCGTGGCTGGCCTTGGTTACGACAAGCTGGCCGAAGCCTTGCGCAGCAAACTTGCCGCCAACGGCCATGCCGATGCGCAGATTTACGCTGCGCCTCTTGATGCCCGGCCTGTGGCCGTTTTTGTCACAGGCGGCGTTGCCAGGCCTGGACGTTACACCGGCACCCCCGGCGACCCGTTGCTGAGCTTTCTGGACAAGGCCGGAGGCCTTGACCCCATGCGCGGCAGTTATCGTGACATCCGCCTGATGCGTGACGGCAAGGCCGTTGCCAGCCTTGACCTCTACCCCTTTGCCCGCAAGGGCGTGTTGCCTGCCGTGCGCGTACAGGAAGGCGACACGCTTGTGGTGGGCGACAAAGGCCCCACCATTACGGCCATCGGCGCGGTGCGCACCTCCGCCAAATTTGAGTTCCCCAAGGGCAAGTCCACAGGCACGGCCCTGATTGAACTGGCCGAACCGCAGAACAGCGCCTCGCACATCGCCCTTTCCGGCACCCGCAACGGCGCGCCTTACAGCACCTATCTGCCGCTCAAGGAACTGCGCAACCTGATGCTTGAAGACGGCGATCAGGTGCAGTTTATTGCTGATGCGCCCGGCAATACCATGATGGTCGAGGTACAGGGCGCAGTGCGCGGAGCTTCCCGCTTTCCCGTGCGGCGCGGGGCCCGCTTGCAGGAAGTGAAGAACTTTATTGCCGTTGAACCTGGCCGCGCCAACCTCCAGGCCATGTACATCAAACGCAAGAGCGTTGCCGCCCGGCAAAAAAAGGCCATTGCAGATTCCCTGCGCAGACTGGAGGAAACAGCCCTCACGGCTTCCTCCGCCAGCGCGGATGAAGCAGCCATCCGCGCCAAGGAGGCGGAGATGGTCTCCAAATTTGTGGAGCGGGCCAAGAGCGTGGAACCGGAAGGCGTGGTTGTGCTTGACGGCGGGCCTGACAAGGCCGACCTCTCACTGGAAGACGGCGATATCATTGTGATCCCGCCCAAGAGCGACGTGGTGCTGGTAAGCGGCGAGGTCATGATGCCGCAGGCCATGCTGTGGGGCAAAAAGAAGGATGTGGACGACTACATCAAGGGTGCTGGCGGTTACACCAACCGCGCAGACCACGACAAGGTTCTGGTGCTGCACCAGAACGGCTCGGTGTCGCAGAACGGCGATGACATCCTGCCCGGCGATCAGGTAATGGTACTGCCCAAGGTGGAATCCAAAAACATGCAGGCAGTCAAGGACATCACCCAGGTCATCATGCAGGTGGTTGTTTCCGCCCGGTTGCTGCTGGGCATGCCGTCGTTGTAA
- a CDS encoding Crp/Fnr family transcriptional regulator, with protein MERALEASPLFSGMTGQEARMCLACSGAFEEQHGKGALIFAESDPPERLYVLLEGAVNVCRESTEGRRAVMARVDAPGDLFGEVHVFLGRPSYGCSVLAETPVRILGIPARFFYATCEKACSVHSRMIRNMLGIFAHKAFFLTRRISLLSCGSLRRKLAALLLEHRRPDGMVSLAMNREQMADFLGVTRPSLSRELAAMRDEGLLQMEGRSIRVPDIASLNFLCEYFPA; from the coding sequence ATGGAACGCGCCCTGGAAGCATCCCCCCTGTTTTCTGGAATGACCGGACAGGAGGCGCGTATGTGCCTTGCATGCAGCGGCGCATTTGAAGAGCAGCACGGCAAGGGCGCGCTGATTTTTGCAGAATCTGACCCGCCGGAAAGGCTGTATGTGCTGCTGGAAGGTGCGGTGAACGTGTGCCGTGAATCAACCGAAGGCAGACGCGCCGTCATGGCGCGCGTTGACGCCCCCGGCGACCTGTTTGGCGAGGTGCATGTTTTTTTGGGCCGCCCGAGCTATGGTTGCAGCGTCCTGGCGGAAACGCCTGTGCGCATACTGGGCATACCCGCCCGGTTTTTCTACGCCACCTGCGAAAAAGCCTGCTCCGTCCATTCACGCATGATCCGCAACATGCTCGGTATTTTTGCGCACAAGGCTTTTTTTCTCACACGCCGCATTTCACTGCTGTCTTGCGGCAGCTTGCGGCGCAAACTTGCAGCCCTGCTGCTGGAGCACCGCCGCCCTGACGGCATGGTTTCACTGGCAATGAACCGTGAACAGATGGCTGATTTCCTGGGAGTAACCCGCCCCTCACTTTCACGCGAACTCGCCGCCATGCGCGACGAAGGCCTTCTGCAAATGGAGGGTAGAAGCATTCGCGTACCTGACATAGCCTCACTGAATTTTTTGTGCGAATATTTCCCGGCCTGA
- a CDS encoding cupin domain-containing protein: MDHILKNLEFAAALPLAAQVECQPGQIASKTLIQNASVGITLFAFDANEEISAHTSTGDAMVLVLEGSAQVTISGQSHTVQAGEVIIMPAGQPHSVRAQERFKMLLTVVFPSPKTPA; the protein is encoded by the coding sequence ATGGACCACATTCTCAAGAACCTTGAATTCGCCGCAGCGCTGCCCCTGGCCGCGCAGGTCGAGTGCCAGCCTGGCCAGATCGCCAGCAAGACCCTTATCCAAAACGCCTCTGTGGGCATCACCCTGTTTGCCTTTGACGCCAACGAAGAAATCAGCGCCCACACCTCCACGGGCGATGCCATGGTTCTCGTGCTTGAAGGCTCGGCGCAGGTAACCATCAGCGGCCAGTCACATACCGTGCAGGCGGGTGAAGTGATTATCATGCCCGCCGGCCAGCCGCACTCTGTACGCGCGCAAGAACGCTTCAAGATGCTGCTTACCGTCGTTTTTCCTTCCCCCAAGACCCCCGCGTAG
- the hcp gene encoding hydroxylamine reductase → MFCYQCQETVGNKGCTQIGVCGKKPETAALQDVLVYVTKGLAQVATKVRALGKTVNHEIDRMVVGNLFCTITNANFDDDMIAERVRKTCAAKKALMAELGSRDGLADAALWEADDKAAMLAKAATVGVLATSDDDVRSLRWLVTFGLKGMAAYAKHADVLGKHDPAVDNFLQEALAKTLDDSLSVADLVALTLETGNKGVSVMALLDAANTGTYGNPEITKVNIGVGTNPGILISGHDLRDLQMLLEQTEGTGVDVYTHSEMLPAHYYPAFKKFSHFKGNYGNAWWKQKEEFDTFNGPILLTTNCLVPPKDSYKDRVYTTGVVGFPGCKHIPGEIGEHKDFSAIIAHAKTCPAPTEIETGEIVGGFAHNQVLALADKVVDAVKSGAIKKFVVMAGCDGRAKGRSYYTEFAEGLPKDTVILTAGCAKYRYNKLDLGDIGGIPRVLDAGQCNDSYSLAVVALKLKEVFGLADINDLPIVYNIAWYEQKAVIVLLALLALGVKNIHLGPTLPAFLSPNVAKVLVEQFGIGGISTPQDDLKAFFG, encoded by the coding sequence ATGTTCTGCTATCAGTGCCAGGAAACCGTGGGCAACAAAGGCTGCACCCAGATCGGCGTGTGCGGCAAAAAGCCCGAAACAGCAGCCCTTCAGGACGTGCTGGTATATGTGACCAAGGGCCTTGCGCAGGTCGCCACCAAAGTGCGCGCCCTGGGCAAGACCGTGAACCACGAAATCGACCGCATGGTCGTGGGCAACCTTTTTTGCACCATCACCAATGCCAACTTTGACGATGACATGATCGCCGAGCGCGTGCGCAAGACCTGTGCCGCCAAGAAAGCCCTGATGGCCGAGCTTGGCTCGCGCGACGGGCTGGCCGACGCTGCCCTGTGGGAAGCGGACGACAAAGCCGCCATGCTCGCCAAGGCTGCTACTGTGGGCGTTCTTGCCACAAGCGACGACGATGTTCGTTCCCTGCGCTGGCTCGTGACCTTTGGCCTCAAGGGCATGGCCGCCTATGCCAAGCATGCCGATGTGCTGGGCAAGCATGATCCCGCCGTGGACAACTTCCTGCAGGAAGCTCTGGCCAAGACCTTGGACGACAGCCTTTCCGTGGCCGATCTCGTGGCCCTGACCCTTGAAACCGGCAACAAGGGCGTAAGCGTTATGGCTCTGCTGGATGCCGCCAACACCGGTACCTACGGCAATCCCGAGATCACCAAGGTCAACATTGGCGTGGGCACCAACCCCGGCATCCTGATTTCCGGCCACGATCTGCGCGACCTGCAGATGTTGCTCGAGCAGACCGAAGGTACGGGCGTGGACGTGTACACCCACTCCGAAATGCTGCCCGCCCACTACTACCCCGCTTTCAAGAAGTTCAGCCACTTCAAGGGCAACTACGGCAACGCGTGGTGGAAGCAGAAGGAAGAATTTGACACCTTCAACGGCCCCATCCTGCTGACCACCAACTGCCTTGTGCCGCCCAAGGACAGCTATAAAGACCGCGTGTACACCACAGGCGTTGTGGGCTTCCCCGGCTGCAAGCACATCCCCGGCGAAATCGGCGAACACAAGGACTTTTCGGCCATTATCGCTCACGCCAAGACCTGCCCGGCCCCCACGGAAATTGAGACCGGCGAGATTGTGGGCGGCTTTGCGCACAATCAGGTGCTGGCCCTGGCCGACAAGGTTGTTGACGCTGTGAAGTCTGGCGCCATCAAAAAGTTTGTGGTCATGGCTGGTTGCGATGGCCGCGCAAAGGGCCGCTCCTACTACACCGAGTTTGCAGAAGGCCTGCCCAAGGATACCGTTATCCTCACCGCCGGTTGCGCCAAATACCGCTACAACAAGCTTGACCTCGGCGATATCGGCGGTATCCCCCGCGTGCTGGACGCCGGTCAGTGCAACGACTCCTACTCCCTGGCCGTTGTGGCTCTGAAGCTCAAGGAAGTGTTTGGCCTCGCCGACATCAACGACCTGCCCATCGTGTACAACATTGCCTGGTACGAACAGAAGGCTGTTATCGTACTGCTGGCCCTGCTCGCCCTTGGCGTGAAGAACATCCACCTTGGACCCACGCTGCCTGCTTTCCTTTCGCCCAACGTGGCCAAGGTGCTGGTGGAGCAGTTCGGCATCGGCGGTATCAGCACTCCGCAGGACGACCTTAAGGCTTTCTTCGGTTAA